The following is a genomic window from Hymenobacter monticola.
CTGCGCCTTGGGCGCCGCCGGCTTGTTGTCCACCACGGTCACTTTGCCCTTGCCGCCTTCGTCTTCCTTGGCCGCGTTCTTGAGGTCGGTCGAGTCGGAGCGCGTGGTCACGGCGGCCAGCGGCACGCTCAGCACGCCGTTTTTGCGGTCGGTGATGATGTCGACCGAAGCTGTCATGCCCGGGCGGAAGGGCACGATGGTTTGGCCGCGCACTGTGCGCACGAGGTGCTTATAGCTCTCGGGCAGCAGCCGAATGCGCACCTCAAACTCGGTCACGGCCTCGGCCGTGAGGGCATCCTTGGCCGTATTGGCAATGTTGGTGACGAGGCCGCGGAACTTCTCGTCCTTGCTGCTGTAGGCGTCAACTTCCACTTCCACCGAGTCGCCGAGGTTCACGTTGTTCACGTCGTTTTCGTTCACGTTCACGCGCACCTCCATGTTGTTGAGGTTGGCAATGCGCATGATTTCAGTGCCGGCCATCTGGGTGGTGCCCACCACGCGCTCGCCCTTCTTCACGTTCAGTTTGCTGATGGTGCCGCTCACCGGAGCGTAGATGGTGGTTTTGTTGAGGTTTTTGCGGGCTTCTTCCAGCGATGCAGAGGCGGCGCTCACAGTGCTCTGTGAGGCCCGAATCTGCTGGCGGGCGCTGTTGATTTCTTCCTGCGAAGCATTGTAAGCAGCTTGGCTGGCCTCGTAGTCGGCCTGCGAAATCACCTTCTGCTTGTAGAGCGAAGCGTTGCGGCGATAGGTCAGCTCCGTCTGCTTGGCCGAGGCCAGCAGCTGCTGCAGGCGCGCTTGGGCTTGGCCCACATTGGCGCGCTGGGTGCCCACTTGGGCGCTCTGCATGTTCACCTGGGCCTGATAGTTGTCGGGCCGAATGCGGAGCAGCAGCTGCCCCTTGCGCACGGAGTCGCCCTCCTGCACGTACAGTTCAGTGATTTCACCCGATACGTCGGGCGAGATTTTCACTTCGGTCTCTGGCTGCACTTTGCCCGAAGCACTTACCTTCTCCACAATACTGGCCGGGCCGGCCTTGGCCACCAGCACTTCCACGCCAATGGGTTTGCCCACCCAGCCTTTTTTCTTCGCCACGCTGTAGCCTACCAGCAGCACCAGCACCAAGCCCAGCAAAATATACAGTAAACGGTTGTTTTTCATGAAAAAGTAATCAGTATTGAGTAGTCAGTATTCAGACTTTATTTGCACAAGCGTCGGTACTGGCCGTTGGCAATCAGAATTCACGTCTGATTACCGAATACCCAATACCGACTACCAAAAAAATTACAGCGCCAGCGGCTTGCCCTGGTAAAAGTCGAGCACCTTGCGGCGGAAAATGTAGCTGTACTTGGCCTGAATGCGGTTCGACTCGGCAAACGTTAGGTTGTTCTTGGCGATGTTGAACTCGGTGCCGTTCAGCAAGCCGTTGTTGAAACGGATTTCCGAGTTGCGCTGCGTGAGCGTGAGGGCCGTTACCTGCCGTTTGGCTGCCGCGTACTGCAGCTGGGCCGCGCGGGCATCGGCGTAGGCCTGCTCGATGCTCTGGCGCAGGGTGAGGCGGGCCTGCTCGGCGCGCACGTTCTGGGCCTGCTCGTTGATGATGGCGCGCTGCACGCTGGTGCGCACCTGCAAGCCATTAAAAATGGGGACGTTGAGCGAAAACTGGATTTGCTGGCCCAGGTTCTGGTTCAGCTGGTCCCAGAAGCCCTGCGGCAAGTTGATGATGTTGCGCTGGTAAGTCGTCACGGTCAGCGGGGTTTGTACGCCGCCGTTGTTCACAAAAAACGTGCTGCGGCGGGCCGTCGAGTCGTTGCCTATCTGCGTGACGGTGCGCACCGACGAGTAGCCCGAGAACACCTGCCCCGTCAGGGCCAGGCGCGGGTAGTAGCCGCCGCGGGCCAGGTCGGTGCCGCGGCGCGCGCTTTGCACCCGCAGCTCGGCCGCCCGGATTTCGGGCAGCCGGCCCGCCGCCGTTTGGTAGGTTTGGTTCAAATCCAGCGCAAAGGCGCCTTCCTCGTCGGGGTCGGGCAGTTGAGGCACGGCCACGGCAAAGCCGGCCGCGTTGGCCGGGTCGATGTTCATAAGCTGCAGCAGCGACAGCCGGGCCAAATCCGCCTGGTTCTGTGCAGTCACCACGTTCAGCTCATCCGTGGCCAGCTGCGACTGGCTATCCAGGAGCGTGCTTTCCGGAATGCTGCCGGCCTTGAGCAGAATTTTGGTGCGGGCAATCTGCTCCTGGTCGCTGGCTACGCGGGTTTGGTTGGCGCGCACCAGCTCCTGGGCCAGCACCAGCTGCAAAAACGCGGACGCCACGTTCAGGCTCAGGTCGTTGCGGGCCTTTTCGATGTCGGCCAGGCTGGCTTTGTAGTCCAGGTCGTTGCGCTTGATGGTGTTGCGCAGCTGAAATCCCTGAAACAGTGTGACCTGCGCCACGCCCGCAAAATTGTTGGCCCGCACCGTCTGGCTTTGAAACTCAAACGTGAGCGGGTTCACGCTCGTGCCGTACTGCCAGTTCTGCGAGCCGCTCAGGTTCGCCGATGGCAACAGCGCGGCGCGGCTCTGGCGCAAAATCTGCTGGTTGTTTTGGGCCTGCAACTCGCTCAGGCGCACATTCAGGTTGTGGGCCAGGGCGTAGTCTACAGCTGCCTGCAGGGTCCAGGGGCCAGAGGGCAGCGCCTGGGCCGTGCCGCTAGCGGCTGCGGCGGGCGGCGAGCCCGGCACGGCCGGGGTTTGGGCCAGGGCGGGCGGGGCCAGCGCCAGCGCGCCCGCCAGGCCGGCCAGCAGCCGTCGCTTGAGCAAAGCGGAGGGGGTAGTCCGTTGTTTCATCTTGCAGAAAAGTAGGGTCTTGGAAGTGGCAGTAGCGGGAATAATAACGTTATCGGCAATGCGCAAATTTTATTACTGAACGGCCTTATTCCAACGTGGGAATGTAGGTGATGTGCTGCACCCAGCTCAGCTGGCGCAGGTAGGCCAGGGTGATTTCTTTGATGGGGCTGTCCATCTCGATGAACTGCCGGGCCGCGTCGTTGCGGCCCTTGCGGCTCACAAACATGGTGGCGATGTTGCACTGGTCGTGGGCAATGACCGAAGCAATGAAGGCAATGGAGCCCGGCACGTCGTCGGCGTCGATGATGAGCGTGTGCAACGACCCCGAGAAGTCAGCCGGAAACCCGTCGACTTCCACAATGCGGATGACGCCCCCGCCCCGGCTCTGCCCCACTACTTCTACCCGGCGCCCGGTGGCCCCGTCCAGCAGATTCAGCTTGATGGTGTTGGGGTGCATGGTCGAAGCATTGCCTACGCCCTGAAAGGTGTACTGCAAGCCCGCCTCGGCCGCGTGGTCGAACGCCGTACGGATGCGGGTGTCGTCGGGCGCATAGCCCAGCAGGCCGGCCACGATGGCGCGGTCGGAGCCGTGGCCCTCGTAGGTGCGGGCAAACGAATTGTAGAACGTGATGACCGCCTCGGTGGGCACGGCGCCCAGAATGCGGATGGCCGCGCGGGCAATGCGCACCACGCCGGCGGTGTGCGAGGAGCTTGGTCCAATCATCACGGGACCAATCATATCAAAAATGCTGGATTTCTCGGCCATGCGCGAATGCTCCCGTCTATGGTTGCGGGGTTAAAAGTAGCGGACGAAGGCTGAATCTGAACGGGTCAGGCGGCGGCGGGCCGCTACGGTTCTGGTATTGCAAGGGGCAGAGACGCGGCGGAAGCCCCACAGTTGCAAATTGTTCGGCACGCCGCGCAATGGCGGGTATTGGAACCTCAGTATTTTGACGATATTTGCCGGCGCCGCCACCCACGGCTTTTCCCACCTCATCCCCCTCTTCCCTACTATGTCCGCCCCACCCACCCCGGACGAATTTTCTCCGGCTGTGCTGGCGCAGTTGCGCCGGCTTCAGGAAAAATACGTTCCCGACGGCCAGGACCTGGCCGCTTACCTTGAAGGTCTCTACCACGCCAAGTACATCAATTACTGGGATTATATCGAGTTAGACACTTTACTCTCCCTCCAACGCCCGCTCACCAACCTGCCCGACGAGCGGATTTTCATCATGTACCACCAGATTTCGGAGCTGTATTTCAAGCTCTGCCTCTGCGAGTACGAGCAAATTGGCGACCTGCAAACGCCGACCCTCGGCGAAGTGGTGCTACGCTTGGGCCGCATCAACCGCTACTTCGAAAACCTCATTGATTCGTTCGACGTGATGGTCGACGGCATGGACAAGCAGCAGTTCCTCGATTTCCGCATGGCCCTCATGCCGGCGTCGGGCTTTCAGTCGGTGCAATACCGCATGATTGAAATTGCCAGCACCGCCTTAGAAAACCTCACCGACCAGGTGAAGCGCCAGACCCTGGGCGAGGCCTCGGCCCACGATTTCGACCAACTACTGGGCTGCATTTACTGGAAAGCCGGCGCCACCATCGAAGCCAGCGGCGCCAAAGCCCTCACCCTCATCGAGT
Proteins encoded in this region:
- a CDS encoding efflux RND transporter periplasmic adaptor subunit, whose product is MKNNRLLYILLGLVLVLLVGYSVAKKKGWVGKPIGVEVLVAKAGPASIVEKVSASGKVQPETEVKISPDVSGEITELYVQEGDSVRKGQLLLRIRPDNYQAQVNMQSAQVGTQRANVGQAQARLQQLLASAKQTELTYRRNASLYKQKVISQADYEASQAAYNASQEEINSARQQIRASQSTVSAASASLEEARKNLNKTTIYAPVSGTISKLNVKKGERVVGTTQMAGTEIMRIANLNNMEVRVNVNENDVNNVNLGDSVEVEVDAYSSKDEKFRGLVTNIANTAKDALTAEAVTEFEVRIRLLPESYKHLVRTVRGQTIVPFRPGMTASVDIITDRKNGVLSVPLAAVTTRSDSTDLKNAAKEDEGGKGKVTVVDNKPAAPKAQIQEVVFVVRDGKAMMTPVKTGISDFQNIEILSGVQAGEQVVSGPFRAVAKTLKDKAVVDIKDEKSLNKEALKEGAEEEK
- a CDS encoding TolC family protein; translation: MKQRTTPSALLKRRLLAGLAGALALAPPALAQTPAVPGSPPAAAASGTAQALPSGPWTLQAAVDYALAHNLNVRLSELQAQNNQQILRQSRAALLPSANLSGSQNWQYGTSVNPLTFEFQSQTVRANNFAGVAQVTLFQGFQLRNTIKRNDLDYKASLADIEKARNDLSLNVASAFLQLVLAQELVRANQTRVASDQEQIARTKILLKAGSIPESTLLDSQSQLATDELNVVTAQNQADLARLSLLQLMNIDPANAAGFAVAVPQLPDPDEEGAFALDLNQTYQTAAGRLPEIRAAELRVQSARRGTDLARGGYYPRLALTGQVFSGYSSVRTVTQIGNDSTARRSTFFVNNGGVQTPLTVTTYQRNIINLPQGFWDQLNQNLGQQIQFSLNVPIFNGLQVRTSVQRAIINEQAQNVRAEQARLTLRQSIEQAYADARAAQLQYAAAKRQVTALTLTQRNSEIRFNNGLLNGTEFNIAKNNLTFAESNRIQAKYSYIFRRKVLDFYQGKPLAL
- the sdaAB gene encoding L-serine ammonia-lyase, iron-sulfur-dependent subunit beta; the encoded protein is MAEKSSIFDMIGPVMIGPSSSHTAGVVRIARAAIRILGAVPTEAVITFYNSFARTYEGHGSDRAIVAGLLGYAPDDTRIRTAFDHAAEAGLQYTFQGVGNASTMHPNTIKLNLLDGATGRRVEVVGQSRGGGVIRIVEVDGFPADFSGSLHTLIIDADDVPGSIAFIASVIAHDQCNIATMFVSRKGRNDAARQFIEMDSPIKEITLAYLRQLSWVQHITYIPTLE
- a CDS encoding tryptophan 2,3-dioxygenase family protein, which produces MSAPPTPDEFSPAVLAQLRRLQEKYVPDGQDLAAYLEGLYHAKYINYWDYIELDTLLSLQRPLTNLPDERIFIMYHQISELYFKLCLCEYEQIGDLQTPTLGEVVLRLGRINRYFENLIDSFDVMVDGMDKQQFLDFRMALMPASGFQSVQYRMIEIASTALENLTDQVKRQTLGEASAHDFDQLLGCIYWKAGATIEASGAKALTLIEFERKYTADLVRHAAAFHDRNVWAVVQRLPEAERNHPRLVRALRQLDVSVNVNWPLMHFKSAVRYLQRNPVDVAATGGTNWRNYLPPKFQRRIFYPQLWSAQELEDWGKGWVESVLEEGVGV